A genomic region of Candidatus Eremiobacterota bacterium contains the following coding sequences:
- a CDS encoding type II secretion system protein, translated as MGWDRRRKARGFTLIELLIMCFILGVLASVLMTNFKIAIIKTRAVACKSNLRNIAMSLQMYYNDSDGFYPSSLNYVTPHYMKLLPRCPAAGLDTYSEGYEIREDCKAFTVNCKGSYHIEYGYKADEPYYTSAGGLFPLK; from the coding sequence ATGGGGTGGGACAGAAGAAGAAAAGCCAGAGGCTTTACCTTGATAGAGCTTCTTATCATGTGCTTTATCCTTGGGGTTCTTGCATCGGTCCTGATGACCAACTTCAAGATCGCCATCATCAAAACAAGGGCCGTGGCCTGCAAGTCCAACCTCAGGAACATAGCCATGTCGCTCCAGATGTATTACAATGACAGTGACGGATTTTACCCCTCATCGCTCAACTATGTGACTCCCCATTACATGAAATTGCTGCCCCGCTGCCCCGCGGCAGGCCTGGACACTTATTCGGAAGGATACGAGATCCGGGAGGACTGCAAGGCATTCACGGTAAACTGCAAGGGTTCCTACCACATAGAGTACGGTTACAAGGCCGACGAGCCTTATTACACCAGCGCCGGCGGACTCTTTCCTCTCAAGTGA
- a CDS encoding protein kinase — translation MRENFQGVVEMEPERDPRIQGEDEAATLSEGGAPQKKVPPGAAAYGSLSGEGSPEASEAATMAAEKVQAASPSSASPRPAQAASEKAWEPGGIVDGLYRVERSMRGGMGVLYVVEHLKWGIRLVIKSPIDEDRHSAQSQRFIREAEAWVGLGKHPHIATAYYVRECRAFPRIFIEYIDGGSLSDWLKTSQGSDLSLVMDRSIQFCDGILYAHRRGLIHRDIKPDNVLLTREGIVKITDFGLVKTLGEEKAVPAARPPAVSPEAWQTMTSGAAMGTPAYMPPEQWTDAGHADERSDIYSFGVMLYEMVCRRRPFEKDKESSLPGLLAWQMQHRFQAPPDPAAFRGDLPGALRSLMLMCLEKDPAKRFGSFREIRDLLVSLYLDVTGMPYGRSLPGEAALHADDLNNRALSYLDLGRGREARSLFEEALKLDPLSVPVSVNLMLLGIEAGSLSYGESLKQFKILREGNPGSSLPFYYEAMVEGEGGDPSRALTLLDEALALSPSHGPSHNLRGAMLAFHGRDREALDAFGNALSADTLVMEYRRNYALMLYRLGRYEECCRAFADLVRTWPGEPELRIDLAIAFTGMGKFKEASVLLIEEYKRNPRHVRTLVTLGELLAGVSRFVPTFAYAAPPDNISDGRGLLERALSAAPRVPRIFDSLKLCREKLSPDAAPGVPSDAPQSASFSAGEASLIVPEPGRIRIRSGEGGKITGIAMLPGERYVSVNSDSLMQVWSLDEEAPQSSLSEEESYLKGETLSVAYSRSRSIVATGHGDRFVRLWSIDASRALARLSGHENMVRCLTFSPDGLQLASGGADGAVILWDCQAFTARGVLRTGSSGVFSLQFLQGGEHLACGTHEGEIQLWTMRQLTRGGQIKAHGGAVLSLALSPDGRTLLSGSDDRTAKLWDLKAGACIRSFDCGAPVESVCFSPYGSYFAAGCGDGAVRLWEPSTGAQLRTLMIHKGPVAALAFDEAGRLLVTGSRDRTICLVPLPFSGDRPFSATWKREFILEKPRTAEESLRDTTLFQSLVGEGRKLLAGGRGEEAYGLFRKALEVKGHEKDREAMDAIASSTSGAVRTGVRNLWIARSYPDFSGGRAVALNDSLSVYCGREDQLIVSRLGSPMQKTIDEGGFQAVALAFPPEGTVLLAGYADGRLRQWDLDSKVLLKTFEKLQDFKSLVILPGGRYFATGGATVADSTVKIRSAESGECLVTLMGHSSGIEAMAVSHDGKVLISASSDKSLKSWDTAAGVLLGTMTGHRLPVLACALTEDGKTAASGSMDGTVRLWDLGSFSCLATLEGHRKDVTSLSFSPCGRFLASGSADHTIRLWDRRNGEILRVLEKHGAPVTWISFSPGGRLLLTGDSQGTLFLWEIDWEWDFSVPAPPQGSAPVSAGTGVVIEKREEYIPDTEAFQDEREQRSATGKWLQGAAIGALLLLLFTLIRIPSCYNEYRHGKARQCIDRMYAYYLDPYGIKSYEKGTDILFSMNEAAVDALLDDALTAGEGTRKLMSLRTLEMMLDNRPTFKEYARKKSKKALVSLLAAPDTAVRGKAATLLGSIGIKDAAPDLAKAEAAEPADAEPQGPQRNIDCLACHSKPLPQMKPYCGWRIRKPGEFVRGEIKAARDKLK, via the coding sequence GTGAGAGAGAATTTTCAGGGGGTGGTGGAGATGGAGCCGGAGAGAGATCCTAGAATTCAAGGCGAAGACGAGGCGGCAACTCTTTCTGAAGGGGGAGCCCCCCAAAAAAAGGTGCCCCCTGGAGCGGCTGCCTATGGCTCTCTCTCCGGAGAGGGCTCTCCTGAGGCAAGCGAAGCTGCCACCATGGCTGCAGAAAAGGTGCAGGCCGCTTCCCCATCTTCTGCCTCCCCCCGCCCGGCACAGGCTGCCTCTGAAAAGGCCTGGGAGCCCGGCGGGATCGTCGATGGACTCTACCGTGTCGAGCGCTCAATGAGAGGCGGAATGGGCGTTCTTTATGTCGTTGAGCATCTCAAATGGGGCATAAGGCTCGTCATCAAGTCGCCCATTGACGAAGATCGTCACTCCGCCCAGTCCCAGCGATTTATACGCGAAGCGGAGGCCTGGGTGGGCCTGGGAAAGCACCCCCACATCGCCACCGCGTATTATGTGAGGGAGTGCCGCGCCTTTCCAAGGATATTCATCGAGTACATCGATGGCGGCTCCCTCTCTGACTGGCTGAAAACCTCTCAAGGTTCGGACCTCTCCCTTGTCATGGACCGCTCAATCCAGTTCTGCGACGGAATTCTTTATGCCCACCGGAGAGGCCTCATTCACAGAGATATAAAGCCTGACAATGTGCTCCTCACCAGGGAGGGAATCGTCAAGATCACCGATTTCGGCCTTGTGAAGACCCTGGGGGAAGAGAAGGCCGTCCCTGCCGCCCGGCCCCCTGCCGTGAGCCCTGAAGCCTGGCAGACCATGACCTCGGGAGCTGCAATGGGAACCCCGGCCTATATGCCGCCCGAGCAGTGGACCGATGCGGGTCATGCCGATGAGCGCTCAGATATTTACTCCTTCGGCGTGATGCTCTATGAGATGGTCTGCCGGCGCCGCCCTTTTGAAAAGGACAAGGAAAGCTCTCTTCCGGGCCTTCTTGCCTGGCAGATGCAGCACCGGTTCCAGGCGCCTCCCGATCCTGCGGCGTTCCGGGGTGATCTCCCCGGAGCTTTGAGGAGCCTTATGCTCATGTGCCTGGAGAAGGACCCCGCAAAGCGCTTCGGGAGCTTCAGGGAGATCAGGGACCTGCTTGTCAGCCTTTACCTTGACGTGACGGGAATGCCATACGGGCGCAGCCTTCCCGGCGAGGCGGCGCTCCATGCCGATGATCTCAACAACAGGGCCCTCTCTTATCTTGACCTTGGGAGAGGCAGGGAAGCACGGAGCCTTTTTGAAGAGGCGCTGAAGCTTGATCCTCTCTCGGTCCCGGTCTCGGTGAACCTTATGCTTCTCGGCATCGAGGCGGGGAGCCTCTCGTACGGGGAGAGCCTGAAGCAGTTCAAGATACTCAGGGAAGGAAACCCTGGAAGCTCACTCCCCTTCTATTATGAGGCCATGGTCGAAGGAGAGGGGGGGGATCCCTCGAGGGCTCTCACCCTTCTTGATGAGGCCCTTGCCCTTTCCCCTTCCCATGGGCCTTCCCATAACCTCAGGGGAGCCATGCTCGCCTTCCATGGAAGGGATCGTGAAGCCCTTGATGCTTTTGGGAACGCCCTTTCAGCCGACACCCTCGTAATGGAGTACCGGAGAAACTATGCCCTCATGCTTTACCGCCTGGGGCGTTATGAGGAGTGCTGCAGGGCTTTTGCCGATCTTGTCCGCACCTGGCCGGGAGAGCCGGAGCTCAGGATCGATCTCGCCATAGCCTTCACGGGAATGGGGAAGTTCAAGGAAGCATCGGTGCTTCTCATTGAGGAATATAAAAGAAATCCCCGGCACGTGAGGACCCTTGTGACTCTCGGCGAGCTTCTCGCAGGGGTCTCCCGCTTCGTCCCCACCTTCGCTTACGCGGCACCGCCGGACAATATCAGCGACGGGCGCGGCCTCCTGGAAAGAGCTCTCAGTGCCGCGCCCCGTGTCCCGAGGATTTTTGACAGCCTGAAGCTCTGCAGGGAAAAGCTCTCCCCCGATGCAGCCCCCGGCGTCCCTTCCGATGCTCCCCAGAGCGCCTCCTTCAGTGCTGGAGAGGCTTCCTTGATTGTACCGGAGCCGGGTAGAATCAGGATACGGAGCGGCGAAGGGGGAAAAATCACCGGCATTGCAATGCTTCCCGGTGAGCGCTATGTCTCGGTGAACAGCGACTCACTGATGCAGGTCTGGAGCCTCGACGAAGAGGCGCCGCAGTCCTCCCTCAGTGAAGAAGAGTCTTACCTGAAAGGTGAAACCCTCAGTGTGGCCTATTCCCGAAGCAGGAGCATTGTTGCCACTGGCCATGGTGACCGTTTTGTGAGGCTCTGGAGCATCGATGCATCACGGGCGTTGGCAAGGCTCTCGGGCCATGAGAACATGGTGCGCTGCCTCACTTTCTCCCCTGACGGCCTCCAGCTTGCTTCCGGCGGCGCAGACGGCGCCGTTATCCTGTGGGACTGCCAGGCCTTTACCGCGCGCGGTGTATTAAGAACGGGATCGTCAGGCGTATTCTCGCTGCAGTTCCTCCAAGGCGGGGAGCACCTGGCCTGCGGGACCCATGAGGGGGAGATCCAGCTCTGGACTATGAGACAATTGACCCGTGGCGGGCAGATCAAAGCCCATGGCGGGGCGGTCCTCTCCCTTGCCCTCAGTCCCGATGGGCGCACCCTGCTCTCGGGAAGTGACGACAGAACGGCGAAGCTCTGGGATCTCAAGGCTGGAGCCTGCATAAGGAGCTTCGACTGTGGAGCCCCGGTGGAGTCGGTGTGCTTCTCTCCCTACGGCTCCTATTTCGCAGCAGGTTGCGGTGACGGGGCTGTCCGCCTGTGGGAGCCTTCGACAGGGGCTCAGCTTCGAACCCTGATGATCCATAAAGGCCCGGTGGCAGCCCTGGCCTTCGATGAGGCTGGACGCCTCCTGGTGACGGGAAGCAGGGACAGGACAATCTGCCTCGTACCGCTCCCCTTTTCGGGAGACAGGCCTTTCAGCGCCACGTGGAAGAGGGAGTTTATCCTCGAGAAGCCCAGGACCGCCGAAGAGAGCCTCAGGGACACCACCCTCTTTCAGTCGCTTGTCGGCGAGGGGAGAAAGCTTCTCGCCGGCGGGCGCGGTGAAGAGGCTTACGGCCTGTTCAGAAAAGCCCTTGAGGTGAAGGGCCATGAAAAGGACAGGGAAGCCATGGACGCTATTGCATCATCAACCTCGGGGGCCGTGAGGACCGGCGTGAGAAACCTCTGGATCGCCCGGTCATATCCTGATTTCTCCGGGGGGAGGGCCGTGGCGCTTAACGATTCACTCTCTGTCTATTGCGGCAGAGAGGATCAGCTTATTGTGAGCCGTCTAGGCTCCCCGATGCAAAAGACCATCGATGAAGGTGGATTTCAGGCTGTCGCTTTAGCCTTCCCGCCTGAAGGGACAGTGCTGCTGGCGGGTTATGCTGATGGCCGCCTGAGGCAGTGGGATCTGGACAGCAAGGTGCTGCTGAAAACCTTTGAGAAGCTCCAGGATTTCAAGTCCCTTGTGATTCTCCCCGGAGGGCGCTATTTCGCCACGGGCGGGGCAACCGTCGCAGACAGCACGGTGAAGATAAGAAGTGCCGAAAGCGGAGAGTGCCTTGTGACGCTCATGGGGCATTCCAGCGGCATTGAGGCTATGGCGGTATCCCATGACGGAAAGGTGCTGATCTCGGCAAGCTCCGATAAGTCATTGAAGTCCTGGGATACCGCGGCAGGAGTGCTTCTCGGTACCATGACCGGCCACAGGCTCCCTGTGCTGGCCTGTGCCCTCACGGAAGACGGGAAGACTGCCGCCTCGGGGAGTATGGACGGCACGGTCAGGCTCTGGGACCTTGGCAGTTTCAGCTGTCTTGCCACCCTTGAGGGGCACCGCAAGGATGTCACGTCACTTTCCTTCTCCCCCTGCGGGCGTTTTCTGGCATCGGGGAGTGCCGATCATACGATAAGGCTATGGGACCGCAGGAATGGAGAGATCCTCAGGGTCCTGGAAAAGCATGGAGCTCCTGTGACGTGGATATCATTCTCTCCCGGCGGCAGGCTGCTTCTCACCGGTGATTCCCAGGGGACCCTTTTCCTGTGGGAGATAGACTGGGAGTGGGATTTTTCCGTTCCCGCGCCCCCGCAGGGTTCCGCACCCGTGTCGGCAGGCACTGGAGTGGTCATCGAGAAAAGGGAGGAGTATATTCCAGATACGGAAGCCTTCCAGGACGAGCGGGAGCAGAGGAGCGCCACGGGGAAGTGGCTTCAGGGAGCTGCAATCGGCGCCTTGCTGCTGCTGCTTTTCACTCTTATCAGGATACCCTCCTGCTACAATGAGTACCGCCACGGCAAAGCCCGGCAATGCATTGACAGGATGTATGCATATTACCTGGATCCTTATGGCATAAAGAGTTATGAAAAGGGGACCGACATCCTCTTCTCCATGAACGAGGCTGCTGTTGATGCCCTCCTCGATGATGCCCTGACAGCCGGTGAAGGGACGCGGAAGCTGATGAGCCTTCGGACCCTCGAGATGATGCTTGACAACAGGCCCACCTTCAAGGAGTATGCAAGGAAGAAGTCAAAGAAAGCCCTCGTGAGCCTTCTCGCCGCGCCGGACACCGCGGTGCGGGGCAAGGCGGCGACACTTCTCGGCAGCATCGGTATAAAGGATGCCGCCCCGGATCTTGCAAAGGCCGAGGCTGCTGAGCCGGCAGATGCCGAGCCTCAGGGCCCCCAGAGAAATATCGACTGCCTTGCCTGCCACAGCAAGCCCCTGCCGCAGATGAAGCCTTACTGCGGCTGGAGGATCAGAAAGCCGGGAGAGTTCGTGAGGGGAGAGATAAAGGCCGCCCGGGATAAGCTGAAGTGA
- a CDS encoding 4Fe-4S binding protein has product MGTRKKGLFKMRTLTALFSTAALYLGALGIKFRKICSPGFTCHGCPWATFACPVGVTSFTLALGRFPFLALGSVFLVGAFVGRHVCGFICPFGLLQDLIAKIPVKKLRLPKALRLVKYGALALLVFLFPLLLGFKPSGYLQIEKAAIQQKDDGTLQAAVTVKNLGKAPVENPSLTFTFMEKGNTKVQQIFSRSFDGVSVAPGETRDLPAPVLPDRLAEADITIESPQSIAGQSPLVPLLYYCKICPNGTLTATLPSYSVKGGIQNSMYRGHVTRFLILGLFLVLMVFISRPFCRTFCPLGALYALTSRLALIRLTFDQDACVNCGICDKACPVELDVRKEIGGAECIACGDCIAACPKSALRRKAGL; this is encoded by the coding sequence ATGGGCACCAGGAAAAAAGGCCTTTTCAAGATGCGGACTCTCACCGCACTCTTTTCCACGGCAGCCCTGTACCTGGGAGCTCTGGGCATAAAGTTCAGAAAGATCTGCTCACCGGGTTTTACCTGTCATGGGTGCCCCTGGGCTACTTTTGCCTGCCCGGTGGGCGTCACTTCATTCACCCTTGCCCTGGGAAGGTTCCCCTTTCTCGCCCTGGGCTCGGTCTTTCTCGTGGGAGCCTTTGTCGGGCGCCATGTCTGCGGCTTCATATGCCCCTTCGGCCTCCTCCAGGACCTTATCGCGAAAATCCCCGTGAAAAAGCTCAGGCTCCCGAAAGCGCTCCGCCTCGTCAAATATGGAGCTCTGGCTCTTCTTGTCTTTTTATTCCCCCTCCTCCTTGGTTTCAAACCCTCAGGGTACCTGCAGATTGAAAAGGCGGCAATCCAGCAAAAAGATGACGGCACCCTCCAGGCAGCAGTAACGGTGAAAAACCTTGGCAAAGCGCCCGTGGAGAACCCGTCCCTCACCTTCACCTTCATGGAGAAGGGAAACACCAAGGTGCAGCAGATATTCTCCAGGTCCTTTGACGGAGTTTCGGTCGCCCCGGGTGAAACCCGGGACCTCCCTGCTCCAGTGCTTCCCGACAGGCTTGCCGAGGCGGATATCACCATAGAGTCTCCCCAGAGCATTGCAGGCCAGTCGCCACTTGTTCCTCTCCTCTATTACTGCAAAATCTGCCCGAACGGCACCCTCACGGCCACTCTTCCCTCCTATTCCGTAAAGGGAGGGATCCAGAATTCGATGTACCGCGGCCATGTCACGCGGTTCCTCATCCTTGGGCTGTTCCTGGTTCTGATGGTATTTATCTCCCGCCCTTTCTGCAGGACTTTCTGCCCCCTGGGAGCCCTCTATGCCCTCACAAGCAGGCTGGCCTTGATCCGCCTGACATTCGACCAGGATGCCTGCGTCAACTGCGGGATCTGCGACAAGGCCTGCCCCGTTGAGCTTGATGTGCGCAAGGAAATAGGAGGTGCGGAGTGCATTGCCTGCGGGGACTGCATCGCTGCCTGCCCGAAATCGGCCCTCAGGCGCAAGGCAGGCCTCTGA